From a region of the Babylonia areolata isolate BAREFJ2019XMU chromosome 25, ASM4173473v1, whole genome shotgun sequence genome:
- the LOC143299364 gene encoding uncharacterized protein LOC143299364 produces the protein MSEAGGGGGSWTSMNENLMALLEAVLSLAASDAAVTRRPARPAVKPGGYSEDIFLDLSEEEQEEFSCSICYQVLKETMQCLNHHKFCHSCLYVWSTTGQYANRIRCPVCRCQGYYIRDSDLDERIQVKRVKCGMASCKWTGPLKHLTVHRHTTYGTGSQPSRHPLVGDDSDEGEEEEGEGGADNLLELPFLGRATPRMPHRTQSRFTGTGLQARTLMSATGTAPTPFDDGGSDPTVHTITTPLERSDGPSNGGFGGVLLRERRNANAETASGDSPAPERRSSVRQRVHPIRRSSMNRITVRHTDSNNNVPAAAPGHNSSPTADGEPMPRSSLLSPESALSSPRQPRPPSGPRPSHVSRRRHLPGLSGASRPRVPSGSQEASPPASHVIRAPPTFNATTASRSTGLTALNTFHNRLQESRDRLEGLMANFSGELERSRQEMADFQVERERQRREQLAEVRELGQRLGQVASELRHLLGNRRLRPSDSDD, from the exons ATGtcggaggcagggggagggggtgggtcatGGACCAGCATGAACGAGAACCTGATGGCGCTGCTGGAGGCGGTGCTGTCTCTGGCAGCCTCGGACGCTGCTGTGACCCGCCGCCCGGCACGCCCCGCCGTCAAGCCCGGGGGATACAGCGAGGACATCTTCCTGGACCTGagtgaggaggagcaggaggagttcTCCTGCAGCATTTG ctaCCAAGTTCTGAAAGAAACCATGCAGTGTCTGAACCACCACAAGTTCTGCCACTCCTGCCTGTACGTCTGGTCCACCACGGGCCAGTACGCCAACCGCATCCGCTGCCCGGTCTGCCGCTGCCAGGGGTACTACATCCGTGACAGCGACCTGGATGAGAGGATCCAGGTGAAGAGAGTGAAGTGTGGCATGGCCTCCTGCAAGTGGACGGGCCCTCTGAAGCACCTGACTGTGCACCGACACACCACGTACGGAACAGGCAGCCAGCCGTCCAGACATCCACTTGTGGGCGATGACTCggatgaaggggaggaggaggagggagagggaggtgctgACAACCTGTTGGAATTGCCCTTCCTAGGCAGAGCCACACCCCGGATGCCACACCGCACTCAGTCCCGCTTCACCGGCACCGGTTTGCAGGCACGGACTCTGATGTCCGCCACAGGAACAGCGCCCACCCCCTTTGATGATGGAGGCAGCGATCCTACggtacacaccatcaccacacccctggAGAGAAGCGATGGTCCCTCGAACGGGGGATTTGGGGGAGTGTTGCTTAGGGAGAGACGAAACGCCAACGCAGAAACGGCTTCAGGGGACTCCCCAGCCCCAGAAAGACGCTCGTCAGTCCGTCAGAGGGTTCACCCCATCCGACGAAGCTCGATGAACCGCatcactgtcagacacacagacagcaacaacaatgtgcCAGCAGCAGCTCCAGGCCACAACTCCTCTCCCACAGCTGACGGTGAGCCAATGCCCAGGTCATCGCTACTTTCCCCGGAAAGTGCGCTTTCCTCTCCCAGACAGCCCCGACCTCCATCTGGCCCCCGGCCATCCCACGTGTCACGGCGCCGCCACTTGCCTGGCCTGTCGGGGGCGTCCCGACCTCGAGTCCCATCCGGCAGCCAGGAGGCGTCTCCCCCTGCCAGCCATGTGATTCGAGCCCCACCCACCTTCAACGCCACCACTGCCAGCCGCAGCACGGGCCTGACTGCTCTCAACACATTCCACAACCGCCTGCAGGAGAGTCGCGACCGGCTGGAGGGCCTGATGGCCAACTTCTCTGGAGAGCTGGAGAGGTCACGCCAGGAGATGGCCGACTTCCAGGTGGAGAGGGAACGTCAGCGCCGCGAACAGCTGGCTGAGGTGCGGGAGTTGGGCCAGCGCCTTGGTCAGGTGGCCAGTGAGCTGCGACACTTGCTGGGGAATCGCCGACTTCGGCCTTCTGATTCCGATGACTAG
- the LOC143299700 gene encoding uncharacterized protein LOC143299700: MQTMTLKISKWIFLWVSCSMWQNVVPERVLVDMSGQGCFDVSEREIKDDQVYSVYANYNPNLQPSTDHCDVGIRAAERNRRLEYMVDKLTIFDCGISIWIYDNPTLVSQPTRRITCDDDKSLPLTGTTSHDQIKISLRKESTQSIAFEFQIHVKTNYGPPFEFEKDSSTFYEQPLDTGAIVGIVMAGSVLIIAVAGLAIYCCLKARMTNKKSDEASEALSAPSVYTTGSSRVIYQPPSRKQHASQNGGGGGRYSRPPSQESGTKPSSQHVNSNDVRSPSKSVNGHLPLKDEVYRNKVHRGEAGDNEERFNRQASLRGSQKRRQHDATFDDDADYTNVKGGHVSRRDSSRGNRVRYDKKTNYSRNDDYGSMGKGKKQGNGHRRARSRSPSQGSMGSTVDSNALVYGYSRTAAAHPNTVQDPPPRSRSRSRSRTRPGSQRSGSVSRSRTGSVGRSDGRGRSDGRDGQRTAPRNARQYGDMSDFLPPQNQQRSRSRSGSRGTTSHRR, translated from the exons ATGCAGACGATGACGCTGAAAATCAGCAAATGGATCTTTCTCTGGGTCTCCTGCAGCATGTGGCAGAATGTTGTGCCGGAAAgagtgctgg tggaTATGTCAGGACAGGGATGTTTTGACGTGAGCGAACGGGAGATCAAGGACGACCAGGTATACTCTGTGTACGCCAACTACAACCCCAACCTCCAGCCCTCGACGGATCACTGTGATGTTGGCATTCGGGCTGCGGAGAGGAACCGGCGCTTGGAATACATGGTGGACAAGCTGACCATCTTTGACTGTGGCATCTCCATCTGGATCTATGATAACCCCACGCTTGTTAGCCAGCCCACC aggcgAATAACATGTGATGACGACAAGAGTCTCCCCCTGACGGGAACAACCAGTCATGATCAGATCAAGATCAGTCTCCGCAAAGAGAGCACTCAGTCTATAGCCTTTGAATTTCAGATCCATGTGAAAACAAATtatg GACCACCCTTCGAGTTTGAAAAGGACTCCAGCACGTTCTATGAGCAACCCCTGGATACAGGGGCCATTGTGGGCATCGTCATGGCTGGGTCGGTGCTGATCATCGCTGTGGCCGGTCTGGCCATCTACTGCTGCCTGAAGGCACGCATGACCAACAAGAAAAGTGACGAGGCGAGTGAAGCCCTCTCCGCTCCCAGTGTCTACactactg GGTCGTCAAGAGTCATTTATCAGCCCCCCTCCAGAAAGCAGCATGCGAGtcagaatggaggaggaggaggacgatattCCCGACCGCCCTCACAGGAGAGCGGGACGAAGCCGTCCTCCCAGCATGTCAACTCGAACGACGTCCGCTCGCCCAGCAAAAGCGTCAACGGTCACCTGCCCCTCAAGGACGAGGTCTACAGGAACAAGGTCCACAGGGGTGAAGCCGGCGACAACGAGGAAAGGTTTAACCGACAGGCCTCGCTCCGCGGCAGCCAGAAGAGGCGGCAGCATGACGCAACCTTTGATGACGATGCGGACTACACGAACGTGAAGGGCGGTCACGTCTCCCGCCGGGACAGCAGCCGAGGCAATCGTGTGCGGTACGACAAAAAGACCAATTACTCGAGAAACGACGACTATGGTTCGATGGGCAAGGGGAAGAAGCAGGGGAACGGTCACAGGAGGGCGCGGTCCCGGTCGCCTTCCCAGGGGTCCATGGGGAGCACGGTGGACAGCAATGCCCTTGTGTATGGCTACAGCAGGACAGCCGCCGCCCACCCCAACACCGTACAGGATCCACCTCCACGTTCACGCTCACGATCTCGGTCCAGAACCAGACCCGGCTCTCAGAGGTCAGGGTCAGTCAGCCGCTCCAGAACTGGCTCTGTCGGCCGGTCAGATGGCCGAGGCCGGTCAGACGGCCGGGATGGTCAGAGAACAGCGCCCAGAAACGCACGCCAGTATGGGGACATGTCCGATTTTTTGCCACCGCAAAACCAGCAAAGATCAAGGTCGCGCTCCGGCAGCAGAGGAACAACGTCACACAGACGCTGA